In one window of Candidatus Scalindua sp. DNA:
- a CDS encoding ABC transporter substrate-binding protein: protein MKKIFYVLLFLLLSHVVTADVQSEAEKVLKASVNEVFTILSDEGLTLEQKKEKVITIITKVFNLPLMAKLSVGKKYWSKFHPEQKTEFINLFIKDFQDFYVDKINLFSDEKIEFLPPIFMDKKKVKIPTLLHSKDKKFSILYMMFKSRDGWKIYDVSIEGVSILHTGRQQFQNILAGGKVEDLLTKMREKMKNENS from the coding sequence ATGAAAAAAATTTTCTATGTACTGCTTTTTCTTTTATTATCTCACGTAGTAACTGCAGATGTTCAGTCTGAAGCTGAAAAAGTATTGAAAGCGTCTGTTAATGAAGTCTTTACGATATTGTCTGATGAAGGGCTGACGTTAGAACAGAAGAAAGAGAAAGTTATTACGATTATTACTAAGGTTTTTAATTTGCCATTAATGGCAAAATTATCCGTGGGGAAAAAGTACTGGTCAAAGTTCCACCCTGAACAGAAGACTGAGTTTATAAATCTCTTTATCAAAGATTTTCAAGATTTTTATGTTGATAAGATAAATCTTTTCAGTGATGAAAAAATTGAATTTCTCCCACCGATTTTTATGGATAAAAAGAAAGTGAAGATACCGACATTATTGCACTCCAAGGATAAGAAGTTTTCGATTTTATACATGATGTTCAAGTCCCGGGATGGGTGGAAGATATATGATGTCTCCATTGAAGGTGTGAGTATACTTCATACAGGCCGGCAACAGTTTCAAAATATCCTTGCCGGCGGCAAAGTTGAAGATCTGCTCACAAAAATGAGAGAAAAAATGAAAAATGAAAATTCATGA
- a CDS encoding MMPL family transporter — translation MNIYSRFILSRPILVILALLGLFTYLGFHLKDFRLDASADSLILENDRDFQYFLKTNKTYGASTYLFVTYKPAGDIFSHETLKNLASLRDELKAMKRVVSVFTILDVPLLSNPPVPIKELLGNIKNLEDPAVDFELARSELSNSPIYQELLISSDLKMTMLVVNFAEDEEYDRLILRRGELLKKKKDKTITPAQAAELEEITIKYRECKIRLDRERHSDIAAIREIKERYGDDGELFLGGVSMIADDMTTFIRNDIKIFGIGIFIFLIVTLGVIFRKIRWVVLPILCCALSVLAMIGLLGMFGWEVTVISSNFISLQLIITMALTIHLIVRYQELSVENPDWTEQQLVKETVFSKFVPCLYTTLTTIAGFSSLLVCDILPIITFGWMMSVGLIVSLIITFLLFPAALYLLPKGKSREDRQFGRPITQFLAKVTEHNPKTVFVLSGVLAAVIVVGALRLTVENSFIDYFRDSTEIYQGMKVIDQDMGGTTPLDILVNFEKENDPPLPQETVSASGADISDDFSEFDEFDDFGEFDEEDSDKYWFTADKMALITKVHNYLESLPEIGKVLSLGTMMKVAEVFTEGKPLDNFQLALLYTQLPDKFKSMILTPYVSVADNQARLTVRIKDSLEGLKRDSLLKKIRFDLENKLGLKRDQFRLSGIMVLYNNMLQSLFSSQILTIGFVVIALTVMFMVLFRSIKISLIAIIPNILSSVSVLGVMGLIGLPLDMMTITIAAISIGIAVDDTIHYIHRFKEEYEIDHDYISTMHRCHGSIGNAMYYTSLTIIAGFSILVFSNFVPTVLFGLLTSLAMLIALITALTLLPRLIILLKPFGK, via the coding sequence ATGAATATTTATTCCAGGTTTATTTTAAGCAGACCAATCCTTGTCATTCTCGCGTTGCTCGGATTATTCACGTATCTTGGTTTTCATCTTAAGGATTTCAGGCTTGATGCTTCTGCAGATTCTCTGATACTTGAGAATGACAGAGATTTTCAGTATTTTCTTAAAACAAACAAGACGTACGGTGCAAGTACTTACCTGTTTGTCACATATAAACCTGCGGGAGATATTTTTTCCCATGAGACGCTGAAAAATCTTGCTTCATTGCGGGATGAATTGAAGGCAATGAAGCGAGTTGTCTCTGTTTTTACCATCCTCGACGTTCCTCTCCTGAGTAATCCGCCAGTACCGATCAAGGAGTTGTTGGGTAATATCAAAAATCTGGAAGATCCTGCTGTTGATTTTGAACTTGCACGGAGTGAGTTAAGTAATAGCCCGATTTATCAGGAGCTGCTGATAAGTTCTGATTTGAAGATGACTATGCTTGTTGTCAATTTTGCTGAAGACGAGGAGTATGACAGGCTCATCCTGAGACGGGGTGAGTTGCTGAAGAAAAAGAAAGATAAAACCATTACGCCTGCTCAAGCAGCTGAACTGGAAGAGATTACCATAAAGTATAGAGAATGTAAAATTCGACTCGACAGGGAGAGACACAGCGATATTGCTGCTATTCGTGAAATAAAGGAGAGATATGGAGATGATGGGGAACTGTTTCTCGGCGGCGTATCAATGATTGCTGATGATATGACCACGTTTATCAGAAATGATATCAAAATCTTTGGGATCGGTATTTTCATCTTTCTGATTGTTACCCTCGGTGTGATTTTTAGAAAAATTCGGTGGGTTGTTTTGCCGATTCTCTGTTGTGCGCTCTCGGTGCTTGCAATGATAGGATTGCTCGGCATGTTTGGGTGGGAGGTCACCGTAATATCTTCAAACTTTATCTCTCTCCAGCTTATTATCACCATGGCTTTGACTATTCACCTGATTGTTCGATACCAGGAACTGTCGGTGGAGAATCCTGATTGGACTGAGCAGCAGCTTGTAAAGGAAACGGTATTTTCAAAATTTGTTCCCTGCCTGTACACAACTTTAACAACAATTGCAGGTTTCAGCTCTTTGCTGGTGTGTGATATTCTGCCTATCATTACCTTTGGTTGGATGATGAGCGTTGGACTTATTGTATCTCTTATCATTACATTTTTACTCTTCCCCGCTGCACTTTATCTATTACCCAAAGGTAAATCAAGAGAGGATCGACAGTTTGGCAGGCCAATCACACAGTTTCTGGCGAAGGTAACAGAGCATAATCCAAAGACAGTGTTTGTTTTAAGTGGTGTTCTGGCGGCCGTGATTGTCGTTGGTGCTTTAAGGCTCACCGTTGAAAACAGTTTTATCGATTATTTCAGAGATTCAACGGAGATATATCAGGGGATGAAGGTTATTGATCAGGATATGGGAGGGACAACACCTCTTGATATTCTAGTGAATTTTGAGAAGGAGAACGATCCACCTTTGCCTCAAGAAACTGTTTCAGCCTCTGGAGCAGATATTTCTGATGATTTTAGTGAGTTTGATGAGTTTGATGATTTTGGTGAGTTTGACGAGGAGGACTCTGATAAGTATTGGTTTACCGCTGATAAGATGGCATTGATTACAAAAGTCCATAATTATCTGGAGAGTTTGCCGGAAATTGGAAAGGTGTTGTCCCTTGGAACAATGATGAAGGTTGCGGAGGTCTTTACTGAAGGCAAGCCCCTTGATAATTTTCAGCTGGCGCTTCTTTATACTCAGTTACCTGATAAATTCAAGAGTATGATCCTTACGCCATATGTTTCTGTTGCGGATAACCAGGCCCGTTTAACGGTGCGCATAAAGGATTCTCTGGAGGGTCTCAAGCGGGACAGTTTGCTCAAAAAGATCAGGTTCGATTTGGAGAATAAACTTGGTTTAAAAAGGGACCAGTTTCGATTGTCAGGTATAATGGTTCTCTATAATAATATGCTGCAGAGTCTTTTCAGTTCTCAGATATTAACCATCGGCTTTGTTGTGATTGCATTAACGGTTATGTTCATGGTGTTGTTTCGTTCTATCAAGATATCTCTGATTGCAATAATTCCCAACATACTTTCCTCTGTTTCTGTACTTGGTGTAATGGGGCTGATCGGCCTGCCACTGGATATGATGACGATCACTATAGCGGCTATAAGTATCGGTATTGCAGTTGATGATACCATTCATTATATTCATAGATTCAAAGAAGAATATGAAATTGATCACGATTATATCAGCACGATGCACCGATGCCATGGAAGCATAGGAAATGCCATGTATTATACCTCGCTTACAATTATAGCAGGCTTTTCTATTCTGGTTTTCTCAAACTTTGTCCCCACAGTCCTTTTTGGTCTCCTCACCAGTCTTGCAATGCTGATTGCACTTATAACAGCACTGACACTTCTTCCGCGACTGATAATCTTGCTGAAACCGTTCGGGAAATAA